GCTCGGTTAGGCGATCAGGCCAAGTGCTGGATTTTTTGGGCCAGATTGCTGCCAGCAAAGCCAACCCACCATAGCCAAATACTAGCCAACGATTAATTGGTAAGCCAACTAGATCGGCGAGTTGGAGCAAGATTGGTGGCAGGGCAATCCCAATACTCCAACTTAACGCCCAACGTTCAAGCCGATCGAAGCGGCCACTTGGGCTACACCAGCGGATCACGGCCCAGCCAGGCAGCAACAATCCCCCAAGCATAAAACTAAGGCTTGCGCCAATTTCAAGCGTATGGGTTGTCAGCCAAACCAAGCTCTGGCCTAAACCAAAACTTGCCAAGGCGACCAGCATGAAAAAAATAACCCCAAGCAGATTAAGCCAAGGTTGGAAACGCTGCCAGCGCGAGGTTGGTAGTTGATTTGCCGCAAGGGAATCGATCTGCATGCATTGTGGCCTTTAATTCATGTGACAGGTGTCACAACGTGGCGAGTATAACAATAGCCTAAAACGCTGTCAAACCTTGGGACTTGAGCAACGCTAGGCTATCGAATGTGCTGCCAAATTAGGCTTGCGCGATTGGGCGAACTTTAACATCGCCAGCATAGACGGTGTGCAGTTGACCATCGCTGCTGCGCACTTGCAAGCCACCATGCTGATCAACCGATTCGGCCACGCCGCTAAAATTGTGGCTGCTCAACTCAACTTCGACAGTTTGGCCGAGCGTGGTTAAACGGCTAAGCCATGCTTGACGTAAGGCTTCGCGGCGGCCACTGCGCAAACTGAGATACTGGCGATCGTAGCTTTGCAAAATTGCCCGTAACAAGGCCGCCCGATCAACATCCTTGCCACATTCCACGGCCAACGATGTGGCAGCTTGGTTGATGCTTGGATCTTGGGTTGGCTGCCAATTGACGTTGATACCGCTCCCAATCACGGCCCAGCGTAGCCGTTCGGGGCCAGCAGTTTCTAGCTCAACCAAAATGCCTGCCAATTTACGCCCATTAATTAATAGATCGTTGGGCCATTTTAGCTCAACCTTGCAGTTAGTTTCGCGTTCGATTGCTTCGCTAATCGCCACCGAAGCCAACATAGTTAATAAAAAGCTTTCGCTTGGCAAGAGCCAGGTTGGACGCAGTAGTAGCGAAAGCAACAAACTGCTGCCAGCCGGAGCGCTCCAACTGCGTCCACGTCGTCCACGGCCAGCGGTTTGTTCGTTAGCGACAATCACCAAGCCTTCGGATACTCCAGCAAAAGCGCGTTCGCGAATTAGGCTGTTGGTTGAGGCAGTTTGTTCGAGGCCAAGCAACTCTTGACCAATAATCAAAGTTTCTAGCTGATAACGGGCTGGTTCGATAATTGTTTGTTCAAATGATGTTAGCATAGGCGCGTTAACCGTCCCTGTTGTAAATGCCAAATCTCGCCAGCAAACTGCTGAATAAAGCGCCGATCATGCGAAACCGCAATGATTGGCCCAGTAAACTGATTGAGCGCAGCCTCAAATTGCTCTAAAACATCAAAACTTAGATGGTTGGTTGGTTCATCGAGCAATAACAAATTGGCGCGGGCGGCAATCAGTCGGGCTAATTGTAACTTATGCAACTGACCTGTGCTAATGCTGCCAACCGCCCGATTTACTTCGGCATAGCGAAATAAGCCCGACCAAACTAGCTCATTGATCAAATCTTTGTTAAAGCCCAGCAAACCTTCGCGATAGGCTTCAAATAGGCTTTGCTCAGGCTTGGGCCGCTGATATTCTTGGCGTAAATAGCCAATTTGCAAGTTCGGGCCATAGCGAATCTGGCCTGTGCTTGGTTGCAAATCGCCAGCAATCAGGTCAAGCAAGCTGGTTTTGCCGCTGCCATTGGCTCCTGTGATCAGAATCCGTTGACGTGGCCGTAGTTCTAAATTGATCTGTTCGAGGATGCTGTGTTGCTCGCGCTGATAGCTTAGGTTTTCGATCGATAGCATTTGTTGACTGCCATCGGGGTTGGGATTAAAGGTTGGGTTGATTGCGAGTGGTTTGGGTGGCTCGGGAATCGGATCAGCCAAAATACGCTCAAGCGCTTGTTGAGCTGAACGCAGATTGCGTGAAACAGCCGCTGCCACATTTTCGCCCTTGGAGTGATAAATAAAACCATCGTTGTCGCGTGGCGCTCGATTATGGGCAACTTGCTGATTTTGGGCTTTGGCTCGCATTTGCAATTGGCGAATTTCGGCTTGCTGACGTTGATAATCAGCTTCCCAGCGTTCGCGTTCAGCTTGCTTGGCGGCAAAATAGGCGCTGTAGTTGCCAGGGTACGTTTTGAGTTGATGCGTATGTTCATCAAGCTCAATAATTGTGGTTGCCACTTGATCAAGAAAAGCCCGATCGTGCGAAACTACCAAAATTGCCCCACTATGGGCTTGGAGCCAAGTTTCAAGCCATGCGCTAGCCTGATGGTCGAGGTGATTGGTTGGTTCATCCAATAATAACAAATCGGGGTTGCTAATCAGGAGCGCGGCTAAACCAAGTCGGGTTTTCTCGCCGCCCGATAGCGCTTGGACTGAGCGATCCCGTGGCAGGTGGCTTAATCCCAAGCCCCCCAACACCTGATCAATCCGATGATCAAGCTCATAGCCACCACGCAACTCAAAGCGCTCGGCCACATCGCCATATCGTTCTAAAAGATCGGCAAGTTGATCGGGGTCGGCATGGGCCATTTGGCTGCTTAATTGCTCAAGCTGTTGGCGGAGTTGGCTGAGCTGTTGTTGGCTGGCGGCCAGTAATTGCTCAATATTTAGATCGCTAGGGGTGATTAATTGCTGGGTTAAATAGCCATATTCACAGCCCTCGCCCCAGCGAATTGTACCAGTATCGGCTGGCTCTTGGCCAATAATTAAGCGCAATAAGGTCGATTTACCAACGCCATTCGCGCCGACGAGGCCAATTCGTTCGCCACGATTGAGGATTAACCCGATATCGCTGAGGATTTGATGTGGGCCATAGGCTTTGTTGAGGTTGTTGATCTGCAATAACATAGGTTCGATGATCTCCTAAATTGTTGGATGGGTTCTAAAGCTTGGTTTCCGATCATCAAACGGTTGATTTTCATTGGTAGAACTCCCTAAAACAATCAATAGTTCAAGCTTAGCATGGGTGGTAACTCCCCAACATCAGACAAAAGAACGAGCAACGTAAAATCAAAAGGCAAAATAGTAATGGCGAGGGATCAGGATTCAGGGGTTAGAATGGGCAGTGGAAATATAATGTGCATACAAAGAACATAGAACATAGAGCAAAGAACATAACATTAGAGAAGAGTCATTCGTGTAATTCGTGTAATTCGTGTAATTCGTGGCTAAACCTTAACCTTCGCACGCTTCATCCTTCATCCCTCATCCTTTAAAAAATGCTTCCCTGCCCTCAATGACTGAGAACAGGGAAACATCGCAGTTACGAAGTTTTAGAGGCTCTTGTTGAGGGTCAGCAAGAACTCATCGTTGGTACGGGTTTTGGACATCCGCGTCAGCACCAATTCAGTGCCTTCGTTTTCGCCCAACATACTGACCATACGGCGCAATGTCCAAACTTGGCGCAATTGCTCAGGCAAGAGCAACAATTCATCGCGCCGGGTTGAAGAGCGTGCAATATCGACTGCCGGATAGGTGCGGCGTTCAGCCAAGCGCCGATCCAAGTGCAATTCCATGTTGCCAGTACCCTTGAATTCTTCGTAAATCACGTCGTCCATGCGGCTACCAGTATCGACCAAACAGGTAGCGATAATTGTCAACGAGCCGCCGCCTTCGATGTTACGAGCAGCACCAAAGAAGCGTTTTGGAGGGTACAAGGCCACTGGGTCGATCCCACCAGTCAAGGTTCGGCCTGATGGCGGCATATCCAAGTTGTAAGCCCGCGCCAAACGGGTGATCGAGTCCATCAAAATCACCACATCTTGGCCGCCTTCGACCAAGCGTTTGGCTCGTTCGAGGGTCATTTCAGAAACCTTGGTATGATCTTCAACTGGCTCATCGAAGGTTGAGGCAATCACTTCGCCGCGGACTGAGCGGCGCATATCGGTGACTTCTTCAGGGCGCTCACCAATCAACAAGACCATCAGATGGGCATCTTGATAATTGGTGGTAATACCATTGG
This region of Herpetosiphon gulosus genomic DNA includes:
- a CDS encoding biotin--[acetyl-CoA-carboxylase] ligase, giving the protein MLTSFEQTIIEPARYQLETLIIGQELLGLEQTASTNSLIRERAFAGVSEGLVIVANEQTAGRGRRGRSWSAPAGSSLLLSLLLRPTWLLPSESFLLTMLASVAISEAIERETNCKVELKWPNDLLINGRKLAGILVELETAGPERLRWAVIGSGINVNWQPTQDPSINQAATSLAVECGKDVDRAALLRAILQSYDRQYLSLRSGRREALRQAWLSRLTTLGQTVEVELSSHNFSGVAESVDQHGGLQVRSSDGQLHTVYAGDVKVRPIAQA
- the abc-f gene encoding ribosomal protection-like ABC-F family protein; this encodes MLLQINNLNKAYGPHQILSDIGLILNRGERIGLVGANGVGKSTLLRLIIGQEPADTGTIRWGEGCEYGYLTQQLITPSDLNIEQLLAASQQQLSQLRQQLEQLSSQMAHADPDQLADLLERYGDVAERFELRGGYELDHRIDQVLGGLGLSHLPRDRSVQALSGGEKTRLGLAALLISNPDLLLLDEPTNHLDHQASAWLETWLQAHSGAILVVSHDRAFLDQVATTIIELDEHTHQLKTYPGNYSAYFAAKQAERERWEADYQRQQAEIRQLQMRAKAQNQQVAHNRAPRDNDGFIYHSKGENVAAAVSRNLRSAQQALERILADPIPEPPKPLAINPTFNPNPDGSQQMLSIENLSYQREQHSILEQINLELRPRQRILITGANGSGKTSLLDLIAGDLQPSTGQIRYGPNLQIGYLRQEYQRPKPEQSLFEAYREGLLGFNKDLINELVWSGLFRYAEVNRAVGSISTGQLHKLQLARLIAARANLLLLDEPTNHLSFDVLEQFEAALNQFTGPIIAVSHDRRFIQQFAGEIWHLQQGRLTRLC
- the rho gene encoding transcription termination factor Rho: MVNLADLENKTLSDLQEMARELDISGYSRLKKQDLIYKLIQAQTEQAGNIFNTGILDIVSDGFGFLRSDRMLPGPDDVYVSQTQIRRFGLRTGDRISGQIRPPKESERYYSLLRVELVNGMDPEQARKRPHFEKLTPIFPNERFILETEPQILSTRLVDLIAPIGRGQRGLLVSPPKAGKTMLMKAIANGITTNYQDAHLMVLLIGERPEEVTDMRRSVRGEVIASTFDEPVEDHTKVSEMTLERAKRLVEGGQDVVILMDSITRLARAYNLDMPPSGRTLTGGIDPVALYPPKRFFGAARNIEGGGSLTIIATCLVDTGSRMDDVIYEEFKGTGNMELHLDRRLAERRTYPAVDIARSSTRRDELLLLPEQLRQVWTLRRMVSMLGENEGTELVLTRMSKTRTNDEFLLTLNKSL